The following are encoded together in the Brassica napus cultivar Da-Ae chromosome A9, Da-Ae, whole genome shotgun sequence genome:
- the LOC111200623 gene encoding uncharacterized protein At4g04775-like: MGQDYSYSQPSSSSDSLDITSLLEAEAQMYADETDSSNRNAMPVDYPREPEADDGIPTTCYCGAQPVLGCSYTSKDPYRRYFTCVHADDGDCHVWKWWEVAVMEEMREFQRQLSDLKNTAGESEQKRLGLEKTVDESEQKRLKLEKTVEELSAMKKAGIKLMVCLLVLIGLVLVILRGIVGKVSKENGVCQNYM; encoded by the exons ATGGGACAAGATTACAGCTACAGCCAGCCCTCTTCATCATCAGACTCTCTGGACATAACCTCCCTGCTTGAAGCCGAAGCTCAGATGTACGCGGATGAAACTGACAGTAGCAACCGCAATGCAATGCCGGTTGATTACCCACGTGAACCAGAGGCTGATGATGGAATCCCCACGACTTGCTACTGTGGAGCTCAGCCTGTTCTCGGCTGCTCTTACACTTCTAAAGACCCATACAGAAGGTACTTTACGTGCGTTCATGCTGATGATGGAGACTGCCACGTGTGGAAATGGTGGGAAGTGGCAgtcatggaggagatgagggaGTTTCAGAGGCAACTTAGTGATCTTAAGAACACTGCTGGAGAGAGTGAGCAGAAGCGCCTTGGTCTTGAGAAGACGGTAGATGAGAGTGAGCAGAAGCGCCTTAAACTTGAGAAGACGGTAGAAGAGCTTAGCGCTATGAAGAAAGCAGGAATTAAGCTAATGGTCTGTCTCTTAGTCTTAATAGGTTTGGTGTTAGTGATTCTACGAG GAATTGTTGGAAAGGTTTCAAAGGAGAATGGCGTTTGTCAGAATTATATGTAA
- the LOC125577869 gene encoding putative nuclease HARBI1: MSSSSSDNVDERLDEIIDEIVDDTYNDIVESQPNKQKRRAYIERNREVGHDRLWNDYFSEHSTFSAHLFRRRFRMSKDLFLRIVVSLSDNIPFFTQRRDATGRSGLSPLQKCTAAIRQLAYGSAADAADEYLRLGESTALSCLHHFTAGIIHLFGEEYLRRPTAEDLQRLLDIGEKRGFPGMVGSIDCMHWEWKNCPTAWKGQYARGSGKPTIVLEAVASQDLWIWHAFFGPPGTLNDINVLDRSPVFDDIFEGRAPMVEYVVNGHNYNLAYYLTDGIYPKWATFIQSITSPQGPKAELFAKKQEATRKDVERAFGVLQSRFAIVKNPALSLNKQKIGKIMRACIILHNMIVENERDGYIRYDDYEFEEEDGQRSSRVSNDMPTNIHNIIGIRDDVHDTQAHHRLKYDLIENIWNKFGES; encoded by the coding sequence ATGTCTTCATCCTCATCCGATAACGTTGATGAAAGATTGGATGAAATTATCGACGAAATAGTGGATGATACATACAATGACATTGTCGAGTCTCAACCCAATAAGCAGAAGAGGCGTGCTTATATAGAGCGAAACCGTGAAGTAGGACACGACCGTTTATGGAATGACTACTTCAGCGAACATTCAACATTCTCGGCCCATTTATTCAGACGCCGGTTCCGCATGAGTAAGGATTTATTCTTGCGTATAGTGGTCAGCCTCTCAGACAACATTCCATTCTTTACACAAAGAAGAGATGCAACCGGGCGGTCTGGTCTTTCTCCACTACAAAAATGTACAGCGGCCATTCGTCAACTTGCTTACGGTTCAGCGGCTGATGCGGcagacgaatatctccgacttggtgaaagCACAGCACTTTCATGTTTACACCATTTCACTGCCGGAATTATACACCTATTTGGAGAAGAGTATCTACGAAGGCCCACAGCTGAGGATCTTCAACGGTtgctcgatattggagagaaaCGCGGTTTTCCTGGGATGGTTGGAAGCATTGACTGCATGCATTGGGAATGGAAGAATTGcccaaccgcttggaaaggacagtACGCACGTGGCTCGGGAaaaccgacaattgtcttagaggcTGTGGCTTCACAAGACCTATGGATATGGCACGCTTTCTTCGGTCCACCAGGTActttaaacgatattaatgtcTTGGATCGgtctcctgtttttgatgacattttcgAAGGCCGAGCTCCCATGGTAGAGTATGTGGTCAACGGACACAACTATAACTTGGCCTACTATCTCACTGACGGTATCTACCCCAAATGGGCAACCtttatccaatctatcacaAGTCCGCAAGGTCCTAAGGCAGAATTATTTGCTAAAAAACAAGAAGCAACCCGCAAAGATGTGGAaagggcttttggagtattgcaatctCGATTTGCGATTGTGAAGAACCCGGCTCTTTCATTGAACAAACAGAAgattgggaagattatgagagcatgtatcatactacacaatatgatagtcgaaaatgaacgagatggatacattCGGTATGATGATtatgaatttgaagaagaagacggcCAAAGAAGTTCCCGGGTCAGTAACGACATGCCTACAAATATCCATAATATTATCGGTATTCGGGATGATGTTCACGATACCCAGGCACATCATCGACTgaaatatgatttaatagaaaatatttggaacaaatttggtGAATCATAa